A segment of the Salvelinus namaycush isolate Seneca chromosome 3, SaNama_1.0, whole genome shotgun sequence genome:
TTGCGCCAAATACGTTCAATATTTGAAAGTctttcttaaaactacattgttggttaagggcttgtaagtaagcatttcactgtaatgagaattcggcgcatgtgacaaatcaaattctatttgaaTCATAAGCACTAAATAGATGCTTAAGAAATCAGTTAAGTCATCCTACATGATAGATGATATAAACGTTGTTTTTGTTCTGTCCTGTACTTAGTTACGTGCATCCTCTGCTAGCAGCCCATAGTGGTCCACAGCTGCCTGGGCTAGGTCCACAGCCCTCTGGACCAAGAAGCTGCCCTCTGTGTCTATGTACAGAGCCTTGCCTCCCAGCCCCCCAAAACACATAGGGATGTGCACATCTACTGCCAAATGGATACTTAGGGACACAGAAGGAGGGGTTTAGGTGTGAATGTATGGTACAGTTATTTTACTGTGTTATTATTACATTATATGGAACAGGTGAGTAACTCTTCCACACAGAGGTACCAGAGCTTACCAGAGCTGGGTCTTTCCCACTCCAGGCGTCTCGCAGACCTCAGTGGTCTTCCCCACCGGCAGGCCCCCTCCCAGGGCTGTGTCCAGCGCTGAGCAGAAGGTGAAGACGGTGCCCAGCTCCTGCTCTGTCTCCAGAAGCTCCTGTGCCGTCAGCCTGcctgctgctgctctctcctGGCCAGACTCAAACCTCACAGGCTGCAGCACCTCTACTGCCTCCTCCTGGGAGCCTCTACAAATACAAACACAGGGATGGAGCTGAAGAGGAAAAGATAGCCAATCTTGAAGGGGAGAGATACAAATGTTAATGCACTGTAAGACACATTGGGGAATAAAGTTGGCACCACATATTGACAAAAACACTATATTTGGGATATTTAGGTGTAATGCGTTTCACCCAGTTCATGTCCTGTAACTGTATTATAATCTAGATTATATGAGTAcatggagattataagagtacatggccattaacgACAGATCGTTCTTCAAGGTGTTCAAAGGTTCATATATGACctgcagggtcaaataataatcacagaggTTAAatagggtgcaacaggtcagcacctcaggagtaaatgttagttgggttttcatagctgagcatcagaggtcgagacagcaacTAGCTAGACAGCTGTTTTATGAGTCGAAAATCTCTGTTTATTATTTTTGAGAATTAAATTGAACAATATATGAACACAATTTCTTCTTCTGAAAACAAAAAAAGCTATCAGAACTCTGAATATATGTACTTTTTACAAGGTCTTTATATAATGTATTGTCTGGATTCCCCAGAAGAAAAAATAGCTGtttttagctagccagctaactgacATTCAGCACATCTTATTTACCTGCAGCGACCCACCTGGTGGCATCTTTAGTTGGAGCTGAATGGAGCAGGATAACTGCTTTGACGGTGCCCTGCCCGGTGCGATTAGGCATCATGAAGAATGGAGGTTTACCTGCTCAGCTGCACTGGTACACTATAGAGAAGAAACTGCAGAAGATGGAGAAGCTGCTCAAGAAAGGTAAAGCAAAACAATATCATCATCATGCATTACTTGTGTTGAGTAAGCATTTGTCATCCCTACCTACTAGTACCTACCCAGTGAATTTGGCAGTTATGAATAAATGGTTTCCTAATGAAGTTTATCATCCATCAATTTTTCTGATGCCGTGCTATAGGTGTGGATGTGGACTGTGTCAATCACTTGGGATAGAcacctctgttctgtctctctctcctgggcCGGGCAGGTGTTACTGAGCTGCTACTGCAATATGGAGCTGACACCAACCAGTTAGAATGACAAGTCATTCACACACTGCACATGAATAGTCTCTCATGTCTCCTCTCTTTTAGACGTAAAGTAAATACTTCAAAGTTGTGTAATAGAAATTATAATATGCTAATAAGCGTTTTAGTACAGCACGTTTTAGTACAGCACGTTTTAGTACAGCACGTTTTAATACAGCACGTTTTAGTACAGCACGTTTTAATACAGCACGTTTTAGTACAGCACGTTTTAGTACAGCACGTTTTAGTACAGCACGTTTTAGTACAGCACGTTTTATGTGTTTTGAATGGCACCATACTCGGTGTGATCTATTTTTCTGTGTAGTCGCTGTGAAAACAGGAGCACATGGCCGTGTTCTCCTGTAAGACCTGGCCTGCTGGacgcagggggggggggggggcctgagGCTCTATGACCACAAAGGCAGGAGCCCCAAGACTGGGCCGAGGCTGGGTCTCAGGAGAACATCGCCAGGGTTAGCGCTCAAAGAGTCAGGGTACATTTAGCATGGAGAAATGATCAGATACATGCTGTATGCACTACtaaactctatctctctctgtcattcagaTGCTTGAGTTCCTGAAGGACTGTGTGTCCCACATGTACAGCCTGTCTCAGACCCCCAGCCCAGGGAGCTGCACCagaccctctcctccaccctgttGCACTCCCCCTCTCTACTGGAGCTCCTTAAGTCCGGGTGAGCAGCCAGGGGGGGTCCTACATTAATACTCCCCATTTTTTAGGGTTTGTTTTCTGAAGTCTGTCAGTTAACTTTTCCCCATTTCTCCCATGTTCCAGTGGTTCGGACCTGCACCTCAACCGAAAGATGACCAAGCCTGTGATACAGTTCGGAAAAGAACATAACGGTTCAAACATGGATTCACTCTGGCTCAAGATCAAACTTTTGCCTAAATCAGTGATGTTgatttaagacaaaaaaaaaattgcattATGTGCCCACATGTCATATTAGGATTTGTCTCTATATCATCTCATATATCATCGACTCATATGTTGGATAGTGTTGGAGTTTATTTGGATAAacgcgtctgctaaatgacatatagTGTGGTAATATTTTGGAATGGCAGTATTGTGTATCTGGATGAGACTCAGTGACCAGGTGTTTTCTTGCTGGGCCCAGTTGTCTATAGATAAGCCGGGGCATGCATTGGGTCTTCTGGCCTCCCTGCCTGTGATTGGGGACAGAGAGTTAGGGCAGGGTGACAACgaacccctcctctccttcacctgtgGCTCCTTCATTACCATGACCAAGTAAGACCACTGGGGCCTGGAACCACATCTTATATAACTCCTATGGGATCGCATCAATTAAGAAGCTACAGTCTTTGATTTGGTCCACTAAGCTGGATGTTACATCTGTCAGTTACAGCTGGAAGGGATGCATGATCACTTTAAAGAAGTCACTAAATTGATCACTAACATTTTGAAGCTGAGCCATTTGCTCTTGTTCTGCTTTTCAGTGCAGTCATATCTGACTAAAATCATAACATGGTATCAGAAGTGCTTCAATCTCGTTAAATATATGACAGGAGCGATTATTTCACAGAAAATAATAATGTTCCTTGAGTTTTATCAGAGTTTAGTGTCCCGAAAAGTAGCTAACAGCCAACTACTCTCTCATATCTCTTCATTAAGCAGAGCAGCCCAAGCGGAGCCGTTGCTATGGAGACTCACAGACTCAGAGCCGCTATGAGCAAAGCGCACGCAGAGCGAGCTGCACGAAGGGAGCGAGTGACAGACATCAAGGAGCAGCTAATGGCTTTACTAACGGAGGAATTTATTTCTGATTTCGGGTTTTGGGCAGGGCCTTAAATTTGGCAAAAGCAAATGGGCCTGGGTAGGATAGTGTCTGAACGTCATGGGCATGGGTAGGGCTCAAACCCTTGTATCcatcactcaaacccttgtaattGTTTTTTCTTATCTTGCACCTACTCAAAAAGTTACATTAATATTCTTATTATGTTaatgaatgtatccagagtattttcagatttcattattgacaaatgctgtgaaaagtacaggaaatgtaaaatgcacataaaatcaacagtggaATGTTtagattcagtcttgtgtcaggtgaactgttgtgtcttCACCTTTGGTCTGATAATTTCCCATTAATCTCCAAAGTGTTCTCTTTCAATTGCTAatctagaagaaaaaaaaagaaacgcacacctatttaggcgaggtgctggctagcggagtagaaaacttgaaaataaaggagagccgcacactaggagctcagatgcaaaaatgtaatatccaatGTTTCGatagccaagctgtcttcatcagggtataatcacaaacactgcgggatgactcgtttatatagtgtcaaaagacacacaggtgtctgtaatcatggccaagagtggcctaatatcattggttaattctcaaatattaaaatggcatacaaaaaacaaatgtatagcatacgatcatagattcattttagactacacaagcttacaaacaattacaatggcaaagtcacaataatcacaagaatggcttcagatcaaagtctacgttgagaccaaagg
Coding sequences within it:
- the LOC120030765 gene encoding DNA repair protein RAD51 homolog 3-like; the encoded protein is MMPNRTGQGTVKAVILLHSAPTKDATRGSQEEAVEVLQPVRFESGQERAAAGRLTAQELLETEQELGTVFTFCSALDTALGGGLPVGKTTEVCETPGVGKTQLCRRP